Proteins from one Microbacterium proteolyticum genomic window:
- a CDS encoding family 1 glycosylhydrolase: MPNTPWYRDGRLHFGAGIENTFVPQERPGERAIDEYALTEHYEQWSDDLDLAVSVDAEFLRWGIPWHVVSPERGRWDWSWTDRVLEGFAERGLRPIVDLLHYGTPAWIEGEFAHPDYASFVAEYAARAAERYRGLATDYTPVNEPMLHSLFSGEYGYWPPYRTGEAGLVEIATAIARGFVDTQRAVADVLGETATFVHVDASMRYAGDVDAPEHRETAHRYAHQAFLVEDLVTGRVGDGHPLLPLLRAHGVGDGELAWFHDNAVQPDVMGVNYYPRHSTELFEAGIHHGGGFADPRPTRDDGTDGMVEMLRTYANRYGAPVMLAETCVTDDVPTRLAWLDASVAAVEGLRTEGVDVVGYTWWPLFDMYEWTYRHSDLPRSAHLLTMGLHDLVETPTTLARRRNPVADRFAAHASRGAR; the protein is encoded by the coding sequence ATGCCGAACACCCCCTGGTACCGCGATGGACGCCTGCACTTCGGTGCGGGGATCGAGAACACCTTCGTGCCGCAGGAACGGCCGGGGGAGCGCGCGATCGACGAGTACGCCCTCACCGAGCACTACGAGCAGTGGAGCGACGACCTCGACCTCGCGGTGTCCGTCGACGCGGAGTTCCTGCGGTGGGGGATCCCGTGGCACGTGGTCTCACCCGAGCGCGGCCGGTGGGACTGGTCGTGGACCGACCGCGTGCTCGAGGGCTTCGCCGAGCGGGGCCTGCGCCCGATCGTCGATCTTCTGCACTACGGCACGCCGGCCTGGATCGAGGGGGAGTTCGCCCACCCCGACTACGCGTCGTTCGTCGCGGAATACGCCGCCCGCGCCGCCGAGCGCTACCGCGGGCTCGCCACCGACTACACCCCGGTCAACGAGCCCATGCTGCACTCGCTGTTCAGCGGCGAGTACGGGTACTGGCCCCCGTACCGTACCGGCGAGGCCGGACTCGTCGAGATCGCGACCGCCATCGCGCGCGGTTTCGTCGACACGCAGCGCGCCGTCGCCGACGTCCTCGGTGAGACGGCGACGTTCGTGCACGTGGACGCCTCCATGCGCTACGCGGGCGACGTCGACGCTCCTGAGCACCGCGAGACGGCCCACCGCTACGCGCACCAGGCGTTCCTCGTGGAAGACCTCGTGACGGGCCGCGTGGGCGACGGGCATCCGCTCCTCCCGCTGCTGCGCGCCCACGGCGTCGGCGACGGCGAGCTCGCGTGGTTCCACGACAACGCGGTGCAGCCGGACGTGATGGGCGTGAACTACTACCCACGGCACTCGACGGAGCTGTTCGAGGCCGGCATCCATCACGGGGGCGGCTTCGCCGACCCGCGCCCCACGCGCGACGACGGCACCGACGGAATGGTCGAGATGCTGCGCACCTATGCGAACCGCTACGGCGCGCCGGTCATGCTCGCCGAGACCTGCGTCACCGACGACGTGCCCACGCGGCTGGCGTGGCTCGACGCCTCCGTCGCCGCGGTCGAGGGCCTCCGCACCGAGGGCGTCGATGTCGTCGGGTACACATGGTGGCCGCTGTTCGACATGTACGAGTGGACGTATCGCCACAGCGATCTGCCCCGCTCCGCGCACCTTCTGACCATGGGCCTCCACGACCTCGTGGAGACCCCGACCACCCTGGCGCGCCGGCGTAACCCGGTCGCCGACCGATTCGCCGCACACGCATCCCGAGGAGCACGATGA
- a CDS encoding carbohydrate ABC transporter permease yields MTALAPAPAATASPRPSRRRSPQARRRTLVSIALLVVVGIATLALMLPILIIVFTAFKPIAEVNAYPPTLLPGQWTLDNFARIFTDLPFARLILNSFIFAGGVTAFALVFDSLAAYALARLDFRGSRVLLIAIIASLMIPFQATLIPIYQLVSDLGWVNSYAGLIAPRAADAFGIFFLRQFFLSLPRDLDNAARIDGASEFRIFRSIVLPNAVPALLTLGIFTFVNNWNDLLWPLVFTTQSEMGTVTSGLTLLTGPGGIIPQGVMMAGSLIALLPLAILFLLIQRRFVESVGTSGLK; encoded by the coding sequence ATGACCGCCCTCGCCCCCGCGCCCGCCGCCACGGCATCCCCCCGTCCGTCCCGCCGACGTTCGCCTCAGGCCCGTCGCCGCACCCTCGTGTCGATCGCGCTGCTCGTCGTCGTCGGCATCGCGACGCTGGCGCTGATGCTGCCGATCCTCATCATCGTCTTCACGGCCTTCAAGCCGATCGCGGAGGTCAACGCCTACCCGCCGACGTTGCTGCCGGGGCAGTGGACGCTCGACAACTTCGCGCGGATCTTCACCGACCTGCCGTTCGCGCGGCTGATCCTCAACAGCTTCATCTTCGCCGGCGGCGTCACGGCCTTCGCGCTGGTGTTCGACTCGCTCGCGGCGTACGCGCTGGCGCGGTTGGACTTCCGAGGCAGTCGCGTGCTGCTCATCGCGATCATCGCGAGCCTCATGATCCCGTTCCAGGCGACGCTCATCCCGATCTACCAGTTGGTGTCCGACCTCGGCTGGGTGAATTCCTACGCCGGACTGATCGCACCCCGCGCCGCCGATGCGTTCGGCATCTTCTTCCTCCGCCAGTTCTTCCTGTCGCTGCCGCGCGATCTCGACAACGCGGCGCGCATCGACGGGGCGAGCGAGTTCCGGATCTTCCGCAGCATCGTGCTTCCCAACGCCGTGCCGGCCCTGCTCACGCTCGGCATCTTCACGTTCGTGAACAACTGGAACGACCTGCTGTGGCCGCTCGTCTTCACCACCCAGTCCGAGATGGGCACGGTCACGTCGGGCCTCACGCTGCTCACCGGACCGGGCGGGATCATCCCGCAGGGCGTGATGATGGCGGGCTCCCTGATCGCCCTGCTGCCGCTCGCGATCCTGTTCCTGCTGATCCAGAGACGCTTCGTCGAGAGCGTCGGAACGTCGGGCCTGAAATGA
- the mtnK gene encoding S-methyl-5-thioribose kinase, producing MTLLTDQLTVATVPAYLVARPHLAGPVDPASIVSVEEVGDGNLNLVFIVKDAAGSGVVVKQSLPHVRVDPSWPLTRERAAREAVVLGVHERIDPVHVPAFHGFDAENLALSIEDLSDHAVWRGELNAGRLHTYAAAQLGEYVGAVGFATSAFGTPGPERRRAIAAATNPELSEITEDLVFTEPYVDHEHNGWLAANDDDVRELRADRAFVREIGLAKQRFQESTQSLLHGDLHTGSVFVRAEGESVRAFDSEFGTYGPTGFDLGAVWANLVIAAARAHVLGRSADAATLLALPVELVDAFETEFRRRWPDRVDPRVYGDEVLEHTLAVVRSDAAIYGAAKAVRRIVGFSKVADIQTLPEPERAVAARFVLRAARTLGTARLDDADPRALTAQTVALLG from the coding sequence ATGACCCTCCTCACCGATCAGCTGACCGTCGCCACGGTCCCCGCCTACCTCGTCGCGCGCCCGCACCTGGCGGGGCCGGTGGATCCGGCATCCATCGTGTCCGTCGAGGAGGTCGGCGACGGCAACCTGAACCTCGTCTTCATCGTGAAGGATGCCGCCGGGAGCGGCGTCGTCGTGAAGCAGTCGCTGCCGCACGTGCGCGTCGACCCGTCGTGGCCGCTGACGCGCGAGCGGGCGGCGCGCGAGGCCGTCGTGCTCGGCGTGCACGAGCGGATCGACCCGGTGCACGTGCCGGCGTTCCACGGCTTCGACGCCGAGAACCTCGCCCTGTCGATCGAGGACCTCAGCGACCACGCGGTGTGGCGCGGCGAGCTCAACGCCGGTCGGCTGCACACGTACGCCGCGGCGCAGCTCGGAGAGTACGTCGGGGCCGTCGGCTTCGCGACGAGCGCCTTCGGAACGCCCGGGCCCGAGCGCCGCCGCGCGATCGCCGCGGCGACCAACCCCGAGCTGAGCGAGATCACCGAAGACCTGGTGTTCACCGAGCCGTACGTCGACCACGAGCACAACGGGTGGCTCGCCGCGAACGACGACGACGTGCGGGAGCTGCGCGCCGACCGGGCGTTCGTGCGCGAGATCGGCCTGGCCAAGCAGCGGTTCCAGGAGAGCACGCAGAGCCTGCTGCACGGCGACCTGCACACCGGGTCGGTGTTCGTGCGCGCCGAGGGGGAGTCGGTGCGGGCGTTCGACTCGGAGTTCGGCACGTACGGTCCCACGGGCTTCGACCTCGGTGCCGTGTGGGCGAACCTCGTGATCGCCGCGGCGCGCGCGCACGTGCTCGGGCGATCCGCCGATGCCGCCACGCTTCTCGCGCTCCCCGTCGAGCTCGTCGACGCGTTCGAGACAGAGTTCCGCCGCCGCTGGCCCGACCGCGTCGACCCGCGCGTGTACGGCGACGAGGTGCTCGAGCACACGCTCGCGGTCGTGCGGTCGGATGCCGCGATCTACGGCGCCGCGAAGGCGGTCCGCCGCATCGTCGGGTTCTCCAAGGTCGCCGACATCCAGACCCTGCCCGAGCCGGAGCGCGCCGTCGCGGCGCGTTTCGTCCTGCGCGCCGCGCGCACACTGGGAACCGCGCGCCTCGACGACGCCGACCCGCGCGCGCTCACCGCGCAGACGGTCGCGCTGCTCGGCTGA
- the mtnC gene encoding acireductone synthase: protein MTAISADVVVLDIEGTTSAAGFILGDLYDYARPRLDEVLGRDDDAVRAARADAIAETGLDADATDAEVAEALRGLMASDVKSTPLKTLQGIIWAEGFAAGEIHSQFFEDVPPRLHAWHEAGIRLAVYSSGSVASQVPWFRHAPQGDLTPLVEDFFDTVSAGPKKESGSYDRIAAALGVEPSHALFLTDHPDEVAAALAAGWQVVALDRAGEPWHGADFASPSVSSFNEIELSR, encoded by the coding sequence ATGACCGCCATCTCCGCCGACGTCGTCGTGCTCGACATCGAGGGCACCACCAGTGCCGCCGGCTTCATCCTGGGCGACCTGTACGACTACGCCCGCCCCCGCCTCGACGAGGTGCTCGGGCGCGACGACGACGCCGTGCGCGCCGCCCGCGCCGACGCGATCGCCGAGACCGGGCTGGATGCCGACGCCACCGACGCCGAGGTCGCCGAAGCGCTCCGCGGGCTCATGGCATCCGACGTGAAGTCGACGCCGTTGAAGACACTCCAGGGGATCATCTGGGCCGAGGGCTTCGCCGCGGGCGAGATCCACTCGCAGTTCTTCGAGGACGTGCCGCCGCGCCTCCACGCGTGGCACGAGGCCGGCATCCGGCTCGCGGTGTACTCCTCGGGGTCGGTCGCCTCCCAGGTGCCGTGGTTCCGGCACGCCCCGCAGGGCGACCTGACGCCGCTCGTCGAGGACTTCTTCGACACCGTCAGCGCGGGGCCGAAGAAGGAGTCCGGGTCGTACGACCGCATCGCCGCGGCGCTGGGCGTGGAACCGTCGCACGCGCTGTTCCTCACCGACCACCCCGACGAGGTCGCCGCGGCCCTCGCCGCCGGCTGGCAGGTCGTCGCGCTCGACCGCGCCGGCGAGCCGTGGCACGGAGCCGATTTCGCGTCGCCGTCCGTGTCATCCTTCAACGAGATCGAGCTGTCGCGGTGA
- the mtnB gene encoding methylthioribulose 1-phosphate dehydratase, with amino-acid sequence MSLPLTARVQEAGAALAAEASRFSGYGWMRGTSGNLSVVIDRDPLVLAVTASGLDKSELTDRDVVLIGADGGALDPDDPRPPSAEAGLHAHIAARTGAGAVFHVHAFDAVVAGHRWPGGVEIRDMEMLKGIGHRAHDETVTIPVIANDQDMAVEAARFDEVYVPATAEVPEVPALIVASHGMYAWGVDIAAARRHLEIAEWLLRFTVATR; translated from the coding sequence GTGAGCCTTCCCCTGACCGCACGCGTGCAGGAGGCCGGTGCCGCCCTCGCCGCGGAAGCCTCGCGCTTCTCGGGGTACGGCTGGATGCGCGGCACGTCCGGCAACCTCTCGGTCGTGATCGACCGCGATCCGCTCGTGCTCGCGGTCACGGCATCCGGTCTGGACAAGTCCGAGCTCACCGATCGCGACGTCGTGCTCATCGGTGCCGACGGTGGGGCGCTCGACCCCGACGACCCGCGGCCGCCGTCCGCCGAGGCCGGGCTCCACGCACACATCGCCGCGCGGACCGGAGCGGGCGCGGTGTTCCACGTGCACGCGTTCGACGCGGTCGTCGCGGGGCACCGGTGGCCGGGCGGCGTCGAGATCCGCGACATGGAGATGCTCAAGGGCATCGGCCACCGCGCGCACGACGAGACCGTCACGATCCCCGTGATCGCGAACGACCAGGACATGGCGGTCGAAGCCGCCCGCTTCGACGAGGTCTACGTCCCGGCCACCGCCGAGGTGCCCGAGGTCCCCGCGCTGATCGTCGCGAGCCACGGCATGTACGCCTGGGGCGTCGACATCGCCGCTGCGCGCCGCCACCTCGAGATCGCCGAGTGGCTGCTGCGCTTCACCGTCGCCACGCGCTGA
- a CDS encoding sugar ABC transporter ATP-binding protein: protein MNDAPVVRLGGVGVRFGTNQVLRDVSLDLFPGSITALLGTNGAGKSTLIGAISGANAGYTGEIAVAGNDVRLTSPARARRAGIETVHQRIADGIVPGLSVADNLALTDLATGGHRLVRRAEAERVARAALERLGLSWSDEVLRADAARLGTSDAQLLVLARALRSTPRLLILDEPTSALTAAEADRLFAVLRVLRDEGLSILFVSHRFGEIERLADRIVVLRDGRLELEALRPFDWQAALEAMLGIPTELQQHITDPLPAHAEVLAVDDAVLLPGAAPLALSVAAGQVTGILGLLGAGKTELAEIVAGVRPAGTARLRLDGAPYRPASPAAAKDAGVVLVPEDRQRQGIQPGWSIGRTVGLPVLRQISRWGVVSPARERAAADDVIDAYGVVAPSADTRVDDLSGGNQQKVVVGRWLRTGPRLAVLDEPFRGVDIGARRRIGDAARDRAAEGAAVLVLSSDVDEILDVADRIVVLVSGRIVLDTPAGVLDRARIVAALLDDPGHRKETA, encoded by the coding sequence GTGAACGACGCCCCCGTCGTCCGCCTGGGCGGCGTCGGCGTGCGGTTCGGCACCAACCAGGTGCTCCGCGACGTGTCGCTGGATCTGTTCCCCGGCAGCATCACCGCGCTCCTCGGCACCAACGGTGCGGGCAAGTCCACGCTGATCGGGGCGATCTCGGGGGCCAATGCCGGGTACACGGGCGAGATCGCGGTCGCGGGCAACGACGTCCGTCTGACTTCGCCGGCCCGCGCCCGTCGCGCCGGGATCGAGACCGTCCACCAGCGGATCGCCGACGGCATCGTGCCCGGCCTGAGCGTCGCCGACAACCTCGCCCTCACGGATCTCGCGACGGGCGGGCACCGTCTCGTGCGCCGGGCGGAGGCGGAGCGCGTCGCCCGTGCGGCGCTCGAGCGCCTGGGGCTGTCGTGGTCCGACGAGGTCCTGCGGGCGGATGCCGCGCGCCTGGGCACATCCGACGCCCAGCTGCTCGTGCTCGCCCGCGCCCTGCGGTCCACCCCGCGCCTGCTGATCCTCGACGAGCCGACGTCGGCGTTGACGGCCGCGGAGGCGGATCGCCTGTTCGCCGTGCTGCGGGTGCTGCGCGACGAGGGCCTGTCGATCCTGTTCGTCAGCCATCGTTTCGGTGAGATCGAGCGACTCGCCGATCGCATCGTCGTCCTCCGCGACGGACGCCTCGAGCTCGAAGCCCTCCGTCCGTTCGACTGGCAGGCGGCCCTGGAGGCGATGCTCGGCATCCCGACCGAACTGCAGCAGCACATCACCGACCCGCTCCCCGCGCACGCCGAGGTGCTCGCCGTCGACGACGCGGTCCTCCTGCCCGGGGCGGCACCGCTGGCCCTGTCGGTCGCCGCGGGCCAGGTGACCGGCATCCTGGGTCTGCTCGGGGCCGGCAAGACCGAACTCGCCGAGATCGTCGCCGGGGTGCGCCCCGCGGGCACCGCCCGCCTGCGACTCGACGGCGCGCCCTACCGCCCCGCGTCGCCCGCGGCGGCCAAGGACGCCGGGGTCGTGCTCGTGCCCGAGGATCGTCAGCGGCAGGGCATCCAGCCCGGCTGGTCGATCGGCCGCACCGTCGGGCTCCCGGTGCTGCGGCAGATCTCGCGGTGGGGCGTCGTCTCGCCGGCGCGCGAGCGCGCGGCCGCCGACGACGTGATCGACGCGTACGGCGTCGTCGCGCCCTCCGCGGACACCCGCGTCGACGACCTGTCCGGCGGCAACCAGCAGAAGGTCGTCGTGGGGCGGTGGTTGCGCACGGGCCCGCGGCTCGCCGTGCTCGACGAGCCGTTCCGCGGCGTCGACATCGGGGCGCGCCGCCGCATCGGCGACGCCGCCCGCGACCGCGCGGCCGAGGGCGCCGCCGTGCTCGTGCTCTCCAGCGACGTCGACGAGATCCTCGACGTCGCCGACCGCATCGTCGTCCTCGTCTCGGGGCGCATCGTCCTGGACACCCCCGCCGGAGTCCTCGACCGCGCGCGCATCGTCGCCGCCCTGCTCGACGACCCCGGCCACCGGAAGGAAACCGCATGA
- a CDS encoding ABC transporter permease: MTTALAPARPSAGSRIVDAIAKWGFVAVTVLLIAFFAVTQPAFATPENIVGMLKYIAPIGIAGLGVTLAMTVGGLDLSVGANAGFAVSIAAWTMVIGNQVGGIAVGVVLLSGALIGAVNAALIVFARIPDLLATLATMFTVVGLKLIIVDGKSISSQMTLDDGTTAPGRFTPDFLWFDRGFIGPLSVPVVLFLGLTVVLWFVLDRTRWGRALAAVGSNPEAARLAGVRVRAYRAAAYIGCGILASIAGLVLAARIGQGDVSAGNSLLLDAVAVALVGVSVLGIGRPNAWGTALGAVLVAVMVTGFSMMGLPYYIQDFGKGLVLLVALLFSFTFRRRKTTIVAGSTTAS, translated from the coding sequence ATGACCACCGCTCTCGCTCCCGCGCGACCGAGTGCCGGATCCCGGATCGTGGATGCCATCGCGAAGTGGGGCTTCGTCGCCGTCACCGTGCTGCTCATCGCGTTCTTCGCCGTGACCCAGCCCGCGTTCGCGACGCCCGAGAACATCGTGGGGATGCTGAAGTACATCGCCCCGATCGGCATCGCCGGTCTCGGCGTGACGCTCGCGATGACCGTCGGCGGCCTCGACCTGTCGGTCGGCGCGAACGCCGGATTCGCGGTGTCGATCGCCGCCTGGACGATGGTCATCGGCAATCAGGTCGGCGGGATCGCGGTCGGCGTCGTGCTGCTCTCGGGTGCGCTCATCGGCGCGGTCAACGCCGCGCTCATCGTGTTCGCGCGCATCCCCGACCTGCTGGCGACGCTCGCGACGATGTTCACCGTCGTGGGACTCAAGCTCATCATCGTCGACGGCAAGTCCATCTCGTCGCAGATGACCCTCGACGACGGCACCACCGCTCCCGGGCGGTTCACGCCCGACTTCCTGTGGTTCGACCGCGGGTTCATCGGCCCCCTCTCGGTGCCGGTCGTGCTCTTCCTCGGACTCACGGTCGTGCTGTGGTTCGTCCTCGACCGCACCCGCTGGGGCCGTGCGCTCGCCGCCGTGGGGTCGAACCCCGAAGCCGCGCGCCTCGCCGGCGTCCGCGTCCGCGCCTACCGCGCCGCGGCGTACATCGGCTGCGGCATCCTGGCATCCATCGCCGGTCTCGTCCTCGCCGCCCGCATCGGGCAGGGCGACGTCTCGGCGGGCAACAGCCTGCTGCTGGATGCCGTGGCCGTCGCGCTCGTGGGCGTGTCGGTGCTGGGCATCGGGCGTCCGAACGCGTGGGGCACGGCCCTCGGGGCGGTGCTCGTGGCCGTGATGGTCACCGGGTTCTCGATGATGGGCCTGCCGTACTACATCCAGGACTTCGGGAAGGGCCTCGTGCTGCTCGTGGCCCTGCTGTTCAGCTTCACGTTCCGCCGTCGCAAGACCACCATCGTCGCCGGGAGCACCACCGCATCATGA
- a CDS encoding 1,2-dihydroxy-3-keto-5-methylthiopentene dioxygenase: MTLLTVWKETDPTSPVLETTDEDEIRAALAELGARFSRWDVHEIASDAALDDVLALYADQVEKVKQDEGYTLVDIVGLSPAQDNYDEVKVASRERFLSEHRHDDDEDRFFAKGAGVFYLHVNEKVHALYCEAGDLVSVPANTTHWFDMGTTPEFVSIRFFHDDDGWVGHFTGNPIAETFATFDELHARRAQLA; encoded by the coding sequence ATGACGCTCCTGACCGTCTGGAAAGAGACCGACCCGACCAGCCCCGTCCTCGAGACGACCGACGAGGACGAGATCCGCGCGGCCCTCGCCGAGCTCGGCGCCCGATTCTCCCGCTGGGACGTGCACGAGATCGCCTCCGACGCCGCCCTCGACGACGTGCTCGCGCTCTACGCCGACCAGGTCGAGAAGGTGAAGCAGGACGAGGGCTACACGCTCGTCGACATCGTGGGCCTCTCGCCCGCGCAGGACAACTATGACGAGGTCAAGGTCGCCTCGCGCGAGCGCTTCCTGTCGGAGCACCGTCACGACGACGACGAGGACCGCTTCTTCGCCAAGGGCGCCGGCGTCTTCTACCTGCACGTGAACGAGAAGGTGCACGCCCTCTACTGCGAGGCGGGCGACCTCGTCTCCGTGCCGGCGAACACCACGCACTGGTTCGACATGGGCACGACCCCCGAGTTCGTCAGCATCCGCTTCTTCCACGACGACGACGGCTGGGTCGGCCACTTCACCGGCAACCCGATCGCCGAGACGTTCGCGACGTTCGACGAGCTGCACGCGCGCCGGGCGCAGTTGGCCTGA
- a CDS encoding substrate-binding domain-containing protein: MSVRSHRWATLVATAGIAALALTGCAQQNTAAPAASSAPVQKAENLPAPFDGEPLKVALVQQSGAGDFFTAWTAGAKAQAAAVNIDLTVYDARNDNAKQASDLEQAIAAKPDAIIVDHGQTDTIEPRVREAVDAGIPVIVYDLALEDTDGVVVTSQSDASMAQGVLDQLVKDNGEAAKVGLVSAEGFAPLDRRKKVWDEVVAKNGLDQLFFTGKVTESTATDNIPLVDAALKANPGVQAIFAPYDEITKGVVQAVLQNNLQDKVKVYGIDISNADIEVITADGSPWVATSATDPSAVGAGVVRALALKLAGQLTEDTVQFPAVTITRDFLIEKGITNVAQLREAEPSLLLNDTVVADWLPAVSG; the protein is encoded by the coding sequence GTGTCCGTTCGCTCCCACCGTTGGGCGACCCTCGTCGCCACCGCCGGTATCGCCGCCCTCGCCCTCACCGGCTGCGCGCAGCAGAACACCGCTGCTCCCGCCGCCTCGTCCGCCCCCGTGCAGAAGGCCGAGAACCTCCCGGCCCCGTTCGACGGCGAGCCGCTCAAGGTCGCCCTCGTGCAGCAGTCCGGCGCCGGCGACTTCTTCACGGCGTGGACCGCCGGCGCCAAGGCGCAGGCCGCCGCGGTCAACATCGACCTCACCGTCTACGACGCCCGCAACGACAACGCCAAGCAGGCCTCCGACCTCGAGCAGGCGATCGCCGCCAAGCCCGACGCGATCATCGTCGACCACGGTCAGACCGACACGATCGAGCCGCGCGTGCGCGAGGCAGTGGATGCCGGCATCCCGGTCATCGTGTACGACCTGGCGCTCGAGGACACCGACGGGGTCGTCGTGACCTCGCAGTCGGACGCGTCGATGGCGCAGGGCGTCCTCGACCAGCTCGTGAAGGACAACGGCGAGGCCGCGAAGGTGGGCCTCGTCAGCGCCGAGGGCTTCGCTCCCCTGGACCGCCGCAAGAAGGTGTGGGACGAGGTCGTCGCGAAGAACGGTCTCGACCAGCTCTTCTTCACCGGCAAGGTCACCGAGTCGACCGCGACCGACAACATCCCTCTCGTCGACGCGGCCCTCAAGGCGAACCCGGGCGTGCAGGCGATCTTCGCCCCGTACGACGAGATCACCAAGGGTGTCGTCCAGGCGGTGCTGCAGAACAACCTGCAGGACAAGGTCAAGGTCTACGGCATCGACATCTCCAACGCCGACATCGAGGTCATCACCGCCGACGGCAGCCCGTGGGTCGCCACGAGCGCGACCGACCCGTCGGCCGTGGGCGCCGGTGTCGTGCGCGCTCTCGCGCTGAAGCTGGCCGGCCAGCTCACCGAGGACACCGTCCAGTTCCCCGCCGTCACCATCACGCGCGACTTCCTCATCGAGAAGGGCATCACCAACGTCGCCCAGCTGCGCGAGGCCGAGCCGTCGCTGCTGCTGAACGACACGGTGGTCGCCGACTGGCTGCCCGCCGTCTCCGGATGA
- a CDS encoding alpha-N-arabinofuranosidase, producing MTTARLTVDPRFPIGAVRRRLFGGFVEHLGRHVYDGIYEPGHPEADDQGFRRDVLELVRELGVSMIRYPGGNFVSGFRWEDSVGPREQRPRRLDLAWHSTETNEVGLHEFSDWLEKAGSELMLAVNLGTRGTLEAIDLLEYSNLPGGTALSQQRIDNGRAAPFDVRVWCLGNEMDGPWQLGHRSADDYGKIAAQTAKGMRQLDPSIELVVCGSSGAQMPTFGEWERVVLTHTYDEVDMISCHAYYQEHDGDIDSFLASSVDTDRFIEAVVATADHVGAVRGSDKRIDISFDEWNIWYQTRFHDVDQLSGIDNWPVAPRLLEDVYSAVDAVVFGSLMISLLTHADRVASASLAQLVNVIAPIMTEPGGPAWRQTTFYPFSITSRLARGEALRVQIEAGTIDTAKHGTVPAVDAVATHDSETGEAAVFLVHRGRHEAVEVAIDVTGFGNVELVETHLLHDDDPYAGNTLEHPDRVQPRALEGARIEDGILRATLPPIAWAALALRRVG from the coding sequence ATGACCACCGCACGCCTGACCGTCGACCCCCGCTTCCCCATCGGAGCCGTGCGGCGCCGCCTCTTCGGCGGCTTCGTCGAGCACCTCGGACGCCACGTCTATGACGGCATCTACGAACCCGGCCACCCCGAGGCCGACGATCAGGGGTTCCGCCGCGACGTCCTCGAGCTCGTGCGCGAGCTGGGGGTGAGCATGATCCGGTACCCCGGAGGCAACTTCGTCTCGGGGTTCCGATGGGAGGACAGCGTCGGCCCGCGCGAGCAGCGTCCGCGTCGCCTCGACCTCGCGTGGCACTCCACCGAGACGAACGAGGTCGGGCTGCACGAATTCTCCGACTGGCTCGAGAAGGCCGGCAGCGAGCTGATGCTCGCGGTGAACCTCGGCACGCGCGGGACGCTCGAGGCGATCGACCTCCTCGAGTACAGCAACCTCCCCGGGGGCACGGCCCTGTCGCAGCAGCGCATCGACAACGGACGCGCGGCGCCGTTCGACGTGCGCGTGTGGTGCCTCGGCAACGAGATGGACGGGCCGTGGCAGCTCGGCCACCGCTCCGCCGACGACTACGGCAAGATCGCCGCGCAGACGGCCAAGGGCATGCGCCAGCTCGACCCGTCCATCGAGCTCGTGGTGTGCGGGTCGTCCGGCGCCCAGATGCCGACGTTCGGCGAGTGGGAGCGCGTCGTGCTCACGCACACGTACGACGAGGTCGACATGATCTCGTGCCACGCCTACTACCAGGAGCACGACGGCGACATCGACTCGTTCCTGGCGTCGTCGGTCGACACCGACCGGTTCATCGAGGCCGTCGTCGCGACCGCCGACCACGTCGGCGCGGTCCGAGGCAGCGACAAGAGGATCGACATCTCGTTCGACGAGTGGAACATCTGGTACCAGACGCGCTTCCACGACGTCGATCAGCTCAGCGGGATCGACAACTGGCCCGTCGCTCCGCGGCTCCTCGAGGACGTGTATTCGGCGGTGGATGCCGTCGTCTTCGGCAGCCTGATGATCTCGCTGCTCACGCACGCCGACCGTGTGGCATCCGCGTCTCTCGCTCAGCTGGTGAACGTGATCGCGCCGATCATGACCGAGCCCGGCGGACCCGCCTGGCGGCAGACGACGTTCTACCCGTTCTCGATCACGTCCCGTCTCGCGCGCGGCGAGGCCCTGCGCGTGCAGATCGAGGCGGGCACGATCGACACGGCGAAGCACGGCACGGTTCCGGCGGTGGATGCCGTCGCGACCCACGATTCCGAGACGGGGGAGGCCGCGGTCTTCCTGGTCCACCGCGGACGGCACGAGGCGGTCGAGGTCGCGATCGACGTCACGGGCTTCGGGAACGTCGAACTGGTCGAGACGCACCTGCTGCACGACGACGACCCGTACGCCGGCAACACCCTCGAGCACCCCGACCGCGTGCAGCCGCGCGCGCTCGAGGGCGCGCGGATCGAGGACGGCATCCTGCGCGCGACCCTGCCTCCGATCGCGTGGGCCGCGCTGGCACTCCGCCGCGTCGGCTGA